In Cryptosporangium aurantiacum, one DNA window encodes the following:
- a CDS encoding YbaB/EbfC family nucleoid-associated protein yields MRDQARTDRPDWSAVSSMAKDLQSAISKAESAQREALSVTGTAWSRDGLVKAVVGPRGHLLELELDPRIYRNPNSKALAATIAATVREATEDALAQTGKILDRTVPADLRNRNTDKLNLWRLGRMHDADVRNEIREDDTDGLG; encoded by the coding sequence GTGAGGGACCAGGCACGCACCGATCGGCCCGACTGGTCGGCGGTGTCGAGTATGGCCAAGGACCTGCAGTCGGCGATCAGTAAGGCCGAGAGCGCCCAACGTGAGGCGCTGAGCGTCACCGGCACCGCCTGGTCGCGGGACGGGCTGGTCAAGGCCGTGGTCGGCCCGCGCGGGCACCTGCTCGAACTCGAGCTCGACCCGCGCATCTACCGCAACCCGAACTCCAAGGCACTGGCCGCGACGATCGCGGCCACGGTCCGGGAGGCCACCGAGGACGCGCTGGCCCAGACCGGCAAGATCTTGGACCGGACGGTCCCCGCCGACCTGCGCAACCGCAACACCGACAAATTGAACCTCTGGCGGCTGGGCCGCATGCACGACGCCGACGTGCGGAACGAGATACGGGAGGACGACACCGATGGGCTGGGTTGA
- a CDS encoding SseB family protein has translation MAETEPSLRWRPANEPELLLYHALLRADTGRYFRVVTESPLYLAAVSAPERRLVTWERGGRTHLLAFTSPEGLARCLGTEADTVLRVDYPGLLRDWPNPDWWLALNPTLPIDAALPVGEVADAARGETEFALPVVDAYAGVPSLDPLPGAGGAPANDIEETMADVLAQGNVPLLLDLLVFADVLLPVLRPVDDGVALDDPRFPWAALPLTPDSPEVEPAIGVFTSEERLAEAAPGVAVPALRLPLLEVAAVWPGAEYALVVNPDSGLRARLPGDQVPALVEWARAASRYHGLEPV, from the coding sequence GTGGCGGAGACCGAACCCTCGTTACGGTGGCGCCCGGCGAACGAGCCGGAGCTGCTGCTTTACCACGCGCTCTTACGCGCAGACACCGGACGGTATTTCCGGGTGGTGACCGAGTCGCCGCTCTACCTCGCCGCGGTCAGCGCGCCGGAGCGCCGTCTGGTCACCTGGGAGCGCGGTGGCCGCACCCACCTGCTGGCGTTCACGTCGCCGGAGGGCCTGGCCCGGTGCCTCGGGACGGAAGCCGACACGGTGCTGCGGGTCGACTACCCCGGATTGCTCCGCGACTGGCCGAACCCGGACTGGTGGCTGGCCCTCAACCCGACGCTGCCGATCGACGCGGCGCTGCCGGTGGGCGAGGTCGCCGACGCCGCGCGCGGCGAGACCGAGTTCGCGCTGCCCGTGGTCGACGCGTACGCGGGTGTGCCCTCGCTCGATCCGTTGCCTGGCGCGGGTGGGGCACCGGCGAACGACATCGAGGAGACGATGGCCGACGTCCTCGCGCAGGGCAACGTGCCGCTCCTGCTCGACCTGCTCGTCTTCGCCGACGTGCTGCTGCCGGTGTTACGGCCGGTGGACGACGGGGTCGCGCTGGACGACCCGCGCTTTCCCTGGGCGGCGTTGCCGCTCACCCCCGACAGTCCGGAGGTCGAACCGGCGATCGGCGTGTTCACGTCCGAGGAACGGCTGGCCGAGGCCGCTCCGGGCGTCGCCGTGCCGGCCCTGCGCCTGCCGCTGCTCGAGGTCGCCGCGGTGTGGCCGGGCGCGGAGTACGCGCTGGTGGTCAATCCGGACTCCGGCCTGCGGGCCCGCCTGCCCGGCGATCAGGTGCCCGCGCTCGTCGAGTGGGCCCGGGCGGCGTCCCGCTACCACGGCCTCGAGCCCGTCTGA
- a CDS encoding right-handed parallel beta-helix repeat-containing protein — translation MARTLLVSSRKPGAYPSLADALEVAEPGATISIEPGEYRENVSVTGGSLTLVGLGEPGEVTIDATGTGRPVVSGRDATVTLRGLSLRSADGPAVHASGGVLELADCTLAAGYGAAITATDGAELRAGSCQITAGQYGIVCSDATGVIEACEISDMMDDGIIVRLGADPTIRNTTVTGAGYRGVYVYQSGRPTLDGCEIARAGDVGIAVAYDSHPTVRSCRIHHTGGVGIQVGSGCGGVIEDCRFESTASPDILLEPGANPTISATRQTPLTGADADDGAQVEVEKLLAQLDAMVGLAAVKSEVRSLIDEMQVNTWRREAGLAVGAVSHHLIFTGAPGTGKTTVARLYGQLLKSLGVLPDGKFKEVSRRDLVGQYIGHTAEKTAAVIEEATGGVLFIDEAYTLSRSSGGGADFGQEAIDMLVKLMEDRRDSLAVIVAGYTAEMSDFLDANSGLASRFAKTLEFENYSPAELTLIAGRIAAADDYLLAPGLEDGLFEWFAGIDRTANFGNAREARKLLEGMRKAQSGRLRRLGRVPTRDDLRTLTLDDLLAATGS, via the coding sequence ATGGCGCGCACCCTTCTCGTCTCATCACGGAAGCCCGGGGCGTACCCCTCGCTGGCCGACGCGTTGGAGGTCGCCGAGCCCGGCGCGACGATCTCGATCGAACCCGGCGAGTACCGGGAGAACGTTTCGGTCACCGGCGGATCGCTGACCCTGGTCGGGCTCGGCGAGCCCGGCGAGGTGACGATCGACGCGACCGGCACCGGCCGCCCGGTCGTCTCCGGCCGCGACGCGACCGTGACTCTGCGCGGGCTCTCCCTGCGCTCGGCCGACGGACCCGCGGTGCACGCCTCCGGCGGCGTGCTGGAACTCGCCGACTGCACGCTCGCGGCCGGTTACGGTGCGGCGATCACCGCCACCGACGGCGCGGAGCTGCGGGCCGGTTCCTGCCAGATCACCGCCGGTCAGTACGGCATCGTGTGCTCCGACGCCACCGGCGTGATCGAGGCGTGCGAGATCTCCGACATGATGGACGACGGCATCATCGTCCGGCTCGGGGCCGACCCGACGATCCGCAACACCACGGTCACCGGCGCCGGTTACCGCGGCGTCTACGTCTACCAGTCCGGCCGTCCGACGCTGGACGGCTGCGAGATCGCCCGGGCGGGTGACGTCGGAATCGCGGTCGCCTACGACAGCCACCCGACCGTGCGCTCCTGCCGCATCCACCACACCGGCGGCGTCGGCATCCAGGTCGGCAGCGGCTGCGGCGGGGTGATCGAGGACTGCCGGTTCGAGAGCACCGCGTCGCCGGACATCCTGCTCGAGCCGGGCGCGAACCCGACGATCAGCGCGACCCGCCAGACCCCGCTGACCGGCGCCGATGCCGACGACGGCGCGCAGGTCGAGGTCGAAAAACTGCTCGCGCAATTGGACGCGATGGTCGGGCTCGCCGCGGTGAAGAGCGAGGTCCGGTCACTGATCGACGAAATGCAGGTGAACACTTGGCGCCGCGAGGCCGGGCTGGCCGTCGGCGCGGTGAGCCACCACCTGATCTTCACCGGCGCGCCCGGAACCGGTAAGACCACCGTGGCCAGGCTCTACGGGCAGCTGCTCAAGAGCCTCGGCGTGCTGCCGGACGGGAAGTTCAAAGAGGTCTCTCGCCGCGATCTGGTCGGCCAGTACATCGGCCACACCGCGGAGAAGACGGCCGCGGTGATCGAAGAGGCGACCGGCGGCGTGCTGTTCATCGACGAGGCCTACACGCTCTCCCGGTCCAGCGGCGGCGGCGCCGACTTCGGCCAGGAAGCCATCGACATGCTGGTCAAGCTGATGGAGGACCGGCGGGACTCACTCGCGGTCATCGTCGCCGGCTACACCGCGGAGATGAGCGACTTCCTCGACGCGAACTCGGGTCTGGCGTCGCGGTTCGCCAAGACGCTGGAGTTCGAGAACTACAGCCCCGCCGAGCTGACGCTGATCGCCGGGCGGATCGCCGCCGCCGACGACTACCTGCTCGCGCCCGGCCTGGAGGACGGGCTGTTCGAGTGGTTCGCCGGCATCGACCGGACCGCCAACTTCGGCAACGCCCGCGAGGCGCGCAAGCTGCTGGAGGGCATGCGCAAGGCGCAGTCCGGACGGCTGCGGAGGCTCGGCCGGGTGCCCACCCGCGACGACCTGCGCACGCTCACACTCGACGACCTGCTGGCCGCGACCGGCTCATGA
- a CDS encoding S8 family serine peptidase, with protein MRGARAAAVAAVVLAGVLAPCTPAAAAPATEQCVDPGTALAQVPWAQERQSPKTIWPVADGAGTTVAVLSSGVDARHEQLAGRVRAGEDYLPESTSGADTDCRGVGTQVAGVIAADFVPNIGFSGLAPGATIVSYRVALSTLVGTGEGVDERAGTPATLAEGIRDATAARPDVLVVPVVTYTDDPGLRAAVAAAIAADIVVVASVGNVSNPEQAAGLPYPAAYDGVVGVIAMNREGTLAGGGVAPAGVDLAAPGDELLSTQAGGGLVEVGGSAIAAGYVAGTAALIRSRWPSAPATEVVRRLLATATPSTERAGDGIVNPVQAVTATLTTASPEARVAEPKREAATGGDDGARRIALLAAAVLAAAALLGVAFAVALPRGRRRRWRPGFAPLPEEHPEDDAPAPPRMLFEDWTAGKR; from the coding sequence ATGAGGGGCGCCCGAGCCGCAGCGGTGGCGGCCGTCGTGCTGGCCGGGGTGCTCGCGCCGTGCACGCCCGCCGCGGCGGCACCGGCTACCGAGCAGTGCGTCGACCCAGGCACGGCGCTCGCCCAGGTGCCCTGGGCGCAGGAGCGTCAGTCCCCGAAGACGATCTGGCCGGTCGCCGACGGCGCGGGAACCACGGTCGCGGTCCTGTCCTCCGGTGTGGACGCGCGTCACGAGCAGCTCGCCGGGCGGGTCCGGGCAGGCGAGGACTACCTGCCGGAATCCACCTCCGGCGCCGACACCGACTGCCGGGGCGTCGGGACGCAGGTCGCGGGGGTGATCGCCGCGGACTTCGTTCCGAACATCGGCTTCAGCGGGCTGGCGCCCGGCGCGACGATCGTGTCGTACCGGGTGGCCCTGTCGACGCTCGTGGGCACCGGTGAGGGCGTCGACGAGCGGGCCGGGACCCCGGCCACGCTCGCCGAGGGGATCCGCGACGCCACCGCGGCGCGGCCCGACGTCCTGGTCGTGCCGGTCGTCACCTACACCGACGACCCGGGCCTGCGGGCCGCGGTGGCCGCGGCGATCGCCGCCGACATCGTGGTCGTCGCGTCGGTCGGCAACGTGTCGAATCCGGAGCAGGCGGCCGGGCTGCCCTACCCGGCGGCCTACGACGGCGTCGTCGGCGTGATCGCGATGAACCGGGAGGGCACGCTCGCCGGTGGTGGCGTCGCGCCGGCGGGCGTCGACCTGGCCGCGCCCGGCGACGAGCTGCTCTCCACCCAGGCGGGCGGCGGGCTGGTCGAGGTCGGCGGCAGCGCGATCGCAGCCGGGTACGTCGCGGGCACGGCAGCGCTGATCCGCAGCCGGTGGCCGTCCGCCCCGGCCACCGAGGTCGTGCGGCGGCTGCTGGCCACGGCGACGCCGTCCACCGAGCGCGCCGGGGACGGCATCGTCAACCCGGTGCAGGCCGTGACCGCGACGCTGACCACCGCATCACCCGAGGCGCGTGTCGCCGAGCCGAAGCGCGAGGCCGCGACCGGCGGGGACGACGGAGCGCGCCGGATCGCGCTCCTCGCGGCAGCCGTGCTGGCCGCCGCGGCGCTGCTGGGGGTGGCGTTCGCGGTCGCGCTGCCGCGAGGCAGGCGCCGTCGCTGGCGTCCCGGGTTCGCGCCGCTGCCCGAGGAGCACCCGGAGGACGACGCCCCGGCCCCACCTCGCATGCTGTTCGAGGACTGGACCGCGGGCAAACGCTGA
- a CDS encoding WXG100 family type VII secretion target: MPYEADDLLYNYEGISSVSGAIEAFVAQMNANLDEVDAVIRNLLANGWGGSEGAAAFQAQSAKWHSGANDMAVTLRSLSTKVGDAGINMKALDQNVASRFGVS; encoded by the coding sequence ATGCCGTACGAAGCCGATGATCTGCTCTACAACTACGAGGGCATCTCGAGCGTCTCGGGCGCGATCGAGGCGTTCGTCGCGCAGATGAACGCCAACCTCGACGAGGTCGACGCCGTCATCCGGAACCTGCTCGCCAACGGGTGGGGTGGCAGCGAGGGCGCCGCGGCGTTCCAGGCGCAGAGCGCCAAGTGGCACTCCGGTGCGAACGACATGGCGGTGACGCTGCGGTCGCTGTCCACGAAGGTCGGTGACGCCGGGATCAACATGAAGGCGCTGGACCAGAACGTCGCCAGCCGCTTCGGCGTCTCCTGA
- a CDS encoding WXG100 family type VII secretion target gives MAMNVTPQMLIDAANKAENVGEGIAAQLTNLLYTIQSEGGASFQGGGGAALQSVSAQLGEQLKQILTALNTMAGNVNAASADYGSSDQEIAREIQTVGNAFNPGSGSVVTALTNG, from the coding sequence ATGGCTATGAACGTCACTCCGCAGATGCTCATCGACGCTGCGAATAAGGCAGAGAACGTCGGTGAAGGTATCGCCGCGCAGCTGACCAACTTGCTGTACACGATCCAGTCCGAGGGTGGAGCGTCGTTCCAGGGCGGCGGCGGTGCCGCGCTGCAGTCGGTCTCGGCGCAGCTCGGCGAGCAGCTCAAGCAGATCCTCACCGCGCTGAACACGATGGCCGGCAACGTCAACGCCGCCAGTGCCGACTACGGCAGCTCCGACCAGGAGATCGCGCGCGAGATCCAGACCGTCGGCAACGCGTTCAACCCCGGTAGCGGCAGCGTCGTCACTGCCCTGACCAACGGCTGA
- the eccB gene encoding type VII secretion protein EccB, whose translation MASRKDQLHSYQFMLQRAISALIMRETDPAQSPLRRGVGAAFVGVMVTVIVAAAFGIYGLLTKTGSGRWKVENAVVVEKETGAAFVYAGETLIPALNYSSALLLAGQAPPKTFTVPRNSLRGVPRGTPHGIADAPAALPSTKLVLDGGWSSCVLPSRDAAGGDTVVTMVIVGGGPADAVALGESGLYVRDAAAGAEYLVWRGHRYRLTGSTVPSALFGSGTRPVEAGSAWLDTLPEGDPIRELSIPDAGQESEAVPGHDIGEVVADRRDNGETDYLVLDDGLAPLTGLQMDLLRATRAVEPVTMATAEITAARKSEKLESDSPADQRAPERSPKLAATSAKSGLCAAFVGENAPLVTVVPEGGSTDVGTPTRARTNDGAVLADRIVVPGGAIAVVRARETGTYSLVTDVGVRFPVESAEALAMLGYSTGDAVTLPTALLDRVPAGPALTQEGAARTASPGER comes from the coding sequence ATGGCCTCGCGCAAGGACCAGCTGCACTCCTACCAGTTCATGCTGCAGCGGGCGATCTCCGCGCTGATCATGCGGGAGACCGACCCCGCGCAGTCGCCGCTGCGGCGGGGCGTCGGTGCGGCCTTCGTCGGCGTCATGGTCACGGTCATCGTCGCGGCCGCGTTCGGGATCTACGGTCTGCTGACCAAGACCGGCAGCGGCCGGTGGAAGGTCGAGAACGCGGTCGTCGTGGAGAAGGAGACCGGCGCGGCGTTCGTCTACGCGGGCGAGACGCTGATCCCGGCACTGAACTACAGCAGCGCGTTGCTGCTCGCCGGCCAGGCACCGCCGAAGACGTTCACGGTGCCCCGCAACTCGCTGCGCGGCGTCCCCCGCGGCACCCCGCACGGGATCGCGGACGCGCCGGCGGCGCTGCCCAGCACCAAGCTCGTGCTCGACGGAGGCTGGTCGTCCTGCGTGTTGCCGAGCCGCGACGCCGCCGGGGGCGACACCGTCGTCACGATGGTGATCGTCGGCGGTGGGCCGGCGGACGCGGTGGCGCTCGGCGAGTCCGGCCTCTACGTGCGCGATGCCGCGGCCGGCGCCGAGTACCTGGTCTGGCGTGGGCACCGCTACCGGCTCACCGGCAGCACGGTGCCCAGCGCTCTGTTCGGCAGCGGCACCCGCCCGGTCGAGGCCGGCAGCGCCTGGCTGGACACGCTCCCCGAGGGCGACCCGATCCGCGAACTGTCGATCCCGGACGCCGGGCAGGAATCTGAGGCGGTGCCCGGGCACGACATCGGCGAGGTCGTCGCGGACCGCCGGGACAACGGCGAGACCGACTACCTCGTCCTGGACGACGGGCTCGCCCCGCTCACCGGCCTTCAGATGGACTTGCTGCGGGCCACCCGCGCGGTCGAGCCGGTGACGATGGCGACCGCCGAGATCACCGCGGCGCGCAAGAGCGAGAAGCTCGAGTCCGACTCGCCGGCCGACCAGCGGGCGCCCGAGCGATCGCCGAAGCTCGCCGCGACGTCCGCGAAATCCGGGCTGTGCGCCGCGTTCGTCGGCGAGAACGCGCCGCTCGTCACGGTGGTGCCCGAGGGCGGCAGCACCGATGTCGGGACGCCGACCCGGGCGCGCACCAACGACGGTGCGGTGCTCGCCGACCGGATCGTGGTGCCCGGCGGCGCGATCGCCGTCGTCCGTGCCCGCGAGACCGGGACGTACAGCCTGGTCACCGACGTCGGCGTGCGGTTCCCGGTGGAGTCGGCCGAGGCGCTCGCGATGCTCGGCTACTCGACCGGGGACGCGGTCACGCTACCGACCGCACTACTCGACCGGGTGCCCGCCGGTCCCGCACTGACCCAGGAGGGAGCCGCGCGCACCGCGTCGCCCGGTGAACGATGA
- the eccD gene encoding type VII secretion integral membrane protein EccD, with protein MTVSVGTGLARVTVSTPKRRIDVALPEDLAVAELLPSLLLHAGEGAADDGERHGGWALRTSTGTLLAGDRNLSGQGVRDGDVLHLVPRRADWPELEYDDVVEAIASGARRYGRSWGGTATRRCALAVGTGALLLGVVGILSAGPPWALPGWLSLGVALLLCVVGTVLARAAGDAVAGAAVAGPGLVYAAAGGAVAVAPAGTDLGELGAAHLLVGSVALATAGIVGYLGVGAHGRVFVGGVATGLLGVVGGLLALMTGMSEAGIAAIVLTLAISLLPAYPLLSMRIGKLPMPVLPQRTEEMLRDDPVPQRAEVFAAVARADEVLTGLLLAVSVTGVACGWVLAGTERTSAVILVAVASAALLLRGRLFPTPRQRIPLLAGGVLGLALLFTGFALAMPVLVAVPVALVVGGTVLGAGLLYSRRPPSPYVGRLADILDVLLLVSLLPIACLLTGFYGYVQGLFASLGG; from the coding sequence GTGACCGTCTCCGTCGGAACCGGGCTGGCGCGCGTCACGGTCAGCACGCCCAAGCGCCGGATCGACGTCGCGTTACCCGAGGACCTCGCGGTCGCGGAACTCCTGCCCAGCCTGCTGCTGCACGCCGGGGAGGGCGCCGCGGACGACGGCGAGCGCCACGGCGGGTGGGCGCTGCGCACGTCGACCGGCACGCTGCTCGCCGGTGACCGCAACCTGTCCGGTCAGGGGGTCCGCGACGGTGATGTATTGCACCTCGTTCCCCGCCGGGCCGACTGGCCCGAGCTCGAGTACGACGACGTCGTCGAGGCGATCGCCAGCGGTGCCCGCCGCTACGGACGCTCGTGGGGTGGCACGGCGACGCGGCGCTGTGCGCTGGCCGTCGGCACCGGCGCGCTGCTGCTCGGCGTCGTCGGGATCCTCTCGGCCGGCCCGCCGTGGGCGCTGCCGGGCTGGCTCTCGCTCGGGGTGGCGCTGCTGCTCTGCGTCGTCGGCACCGTGCTGGCCCGCGCCGCCGGTGACGCGGTGGCCGGAGCCGCGGTCGCCGGGCCGGGGCTGGTGTACGCCGCCGCCGGTGGTGCGGTCGCGGTCGCGCCGGCGGGCACCGACCTCGGAGAGCTGGGCGCCGCGCACCTGCTGGTCGGATCGGTCGCGCTGGCCACCGCCGGGATCGTCGGATATCTGGGAGTCGGCGCGCACGGCCGGGTGTTCGTCGGCGGCGTCGCCACCGGCCTGCTCGGCGTCGTCGGTGGCCTGCTCGCGCTCATGACCGGCATGTCCGAAGCCGGGATCGCGGCCATCGTCCTCACGCTGGCGATCTCGCTGCTGCCCGCCTATCCCCTGCTCTCGATGCGGATCGGCAAGCTGCCGATGCCGGTGCTGCCGCAGCGCACCGAGGAGATGCTGCGCGACGACCCGGTGCCGCAACGCGCGGAGGTGTTCGCCGCCGTCGCCCGCGCGGACGAGGTGCTCACCGGTCTGCTCCTGGCGGTGAGCGTCACCGGGGTCGCCTGCGGCTGGGTTCTGGCCGGCACCGAACGGACGTCCGCGGTCATCCTGGTCGCCGTGGCGTCGGCCGCGCTGCTGTTACGGGGGCGCCTGTTCCCCACCCCGCGGCAGCGGATCCCGCTGCTGGCCGGCGGCGTGCTGGGGCTGGCGCTGCTGTTCACCGGCTTCGCGCTGGCCATGCCGGTGCTGGTCGCCGTGCCGGTGGCCCTGGTCGTCGGCGGCACGGTGCTCGGCGCGGGGCTGCTCTACAGCCGCCGCCCGCCGTCTCCGTACGTGGGCCGGTTGGCCGACATCCTCGACGTGCTGCTGCTGGTCTCGCTGCTGCCGATCGCCTGCCTGCTCACCGGCTTCTACGGCTACGTCCAGGGGCTGTTCGCCTCGCTGGGCGGCTGA